The Calliphora vicina chromosome 3, idCalVici1.1, whole genome shotgun sequence genome contains a region encoding:
- the LOC135955577 gene encoding BEACH domain-containing protein lvsA-like, whose amino-acid sequence MNTNNNNTNNNNNNALKKTVDLGSSSEDDLLASSQETLVAMSGSLGDRHSTLLPSKNLTNAPLQSDAKTGDQLKKKRKKRKSQKDILKSRYAKAIFILDKIDKNAASGAPHERDEEDRAKYQAVVDECQKFLDSVPSTSKAAAEETERSKRNRSQTEGEKSPKRRKVVEKKSTPGPTSTTTTSARRPFNEVVKDHLLMALATEKDGTINPVVTEWGAIESKLTELVMEHVFANRTGTAPRFDSGEIHRGYRVIKCMDEFSKDFLSKCIAKISGAWEGLSLKLIPAQEIPMRPRARIWLPKMATDAHKLVECLKLQNPDIHMDDWSIIRTEQGDGHTCLILAITESGSVELEKAGFKLFFGVRDAKVKVFRPTGTGSGEADEIEAANSLLTEMKLFEPPPKTNNGA is encoded by the coding sequence ATgaacacaaacaacaacaacacaaacaacaacaacaacaacgccctGAAGAAAACCGTTGATCTCGGATCTTCTTCAGAAGACGACCTACTAGCCTCTAGTCAAGAGACTCTGGTCGCAATGTCAGGCAGCTTGGGTGACCGTCACAGCACTCTACTGCCCTCCAAAAACTTGACAAATGCACCTCTTCAATCGGATGCCAAGACTGGCGACCAATtgaagaagaaaagaaaaaagaggAAGAGTCAGAAAGACATCCTTAAATCCCGTTACGCCAAGGCGATATTCATTCTTGACAAGATTGACAAGAATGCTGCCAGCGGTGCCCCCCATGAGCGTGATGAAGAAGATCGCGCTAAATACCAGGCTGTGGTAGATGAGTGCCAAAAGTTTTTGGATTCCGTACCCAGTACATCAAAGGCAGCAGCCGAAGAAACAGAGAGGTCCAAGCGCAATCGCTCTCAGACAGAGGGTGAGAAGTCGCCTAAACGGAGAAAGGTTGTCGAGAAAAAATCCACTCCGGGACCCACATCAACCACGACTACATCCGCCAGACGGCCCTTCAACGAGGTGGTTAAGGACCATCTTCTAATGGCTCTGGCGACCGAGAAAGACGGCACCATCAATCCTGTTGTAACAGAATGGGGTGCTATCGAGTCCAAATTAACTGAACTCGTGATGGAACACGTGTTCGCTAATAGGACTGGTACAGCACCTCGGTTTGACTCTGGTGAGATCCACCGGGGCTACAGGGTGATCAAATGCATGGACGAGTTCTCAAAGGACTTTCTTAGCAAGTGCATCGCAAAGATTAGTGGTGCATGGGAAGGTTTAAGCCTTAAACTGATCCCTGCTCAAGAGATTCCAATGAGACCGCGTGCACGTATTTGGTTACCGAAGATGGCAACCGATGCGCATAAGTTGGTGGAGTGTCTGAAGCTACAGAACCCCGACATCCACATGGATGACTGGTCCATCATCCGCACCGAGCAAGGCGATGGCCACACATGCCTAATTCTCGCCATCACCGAATCGGGCTCTGTCGAGCTTGAGAAGGCGGGCTTTAAGCTGTTCTTCGGAGTGAGGGACGCCAAGGTAAAGGTGTTCAGGCCTACAGGTACGGGTAGCGGTGAAGCGGATGAGATTGAAGCTGCAAACTCTCTGCTCACAGAAATGAAGCTCTTCGAACCCCCCCCAAAAACCAACAATGGCGCTTAA